One Kitasatospora sp. MAP12-44 DNA segment encodes these proteins:
- a CDS encoding methyltransferase domain-containing protein, with translation MTEHQAVYTHGHKDAVLRSHRSRTAANSAAYLLAELRPGDTVLDVGCGPGTITADLAELVGPGGRVVAVDTSPDVLRQAAEYVASRGIGHVEFAVADVGALPYAAGEFDVVHAHQVLQHVGDPVAALREMRRVSAPGGLVAARDADYAAMAWYPQLPELDEWLAMYQGSARANGGEPDAGRRLLAWARAAGFTEVSASSSSWTYATAGERLWWGGLWADRVVDSGLAETALAQGVADEAGLARIADGWRRWAVDPDGWFALLHGEILARG, from the coding sequence ATGACGGAACATCAGGCGGTCTACACCCATGGCCACAAGGACGCCGTGCTGCGCTCGCACCGCAGCCGGACGGCGGCCAACTCCGCCGCCTACCTGCTGGCCGAGCTGCGCCCGGGCGACACCGTGCTGGACGTCGGCTGCGGCCCCGGCACGATCACCGCGGACCTGGCCGAACTGGTGGGCCCCGGTGGCCGGGTGGTCGCGGTGGACACCTCGCCGGACGTGCTGCGGCAGGCCGCCGAGTACGTCGCGTCGCGCGGGATCGGCCATGTGGAGTTCGCCGTCGCCGACGTGGGCGCGCTGCCGTACGCGGCGGGCGAGTTCGACGTCGTCCACGCCCACCAGGTGCTGCAGCACGTCGGCGACCCGGTGGCGGCGCTGCGCGAGATGCGCCGCGTCAGCGCGCCGGGCGGCCTGGTGGCGGCCCGTGACGCCGACTATGCGGCGATGGCCTGGTACCCGCAACTGCCCGAGCTGGACGAGTGGTTGGCCATGTACCAGGGCTCCGCCCGGGCCAACGGCGGCGAGCCGGACGCCGGACGGCGGCTGCTGGCCTGGGCGCGGGCGGCCGGCTTCACCGAGGTGAGCGCGTCCTCCTCCAGCTGGACGTACGCGACGGCGGGCGAGCGGCTGTGGTGGGGCGGGCTGTGGGCGGACCGGGTGGTCGACTCGGGCCTGGCCGAGACTGCGCTGGCGCAGGGGGTGGCGGACGAGGCGGGCCTGGCACGGATCGCCGACGGCTGGCGGCGCTGGGCGGTGGACCCCGACGGCTGGTTCGCGCTGCTGCACGGGGAGATCCTGGCCCGCGGCTGA
- a CDS encoding TetR/AcrR family transcriptional regulator, which yields MSAPSLRARVRSEMTEEIKAVARRRLAADGANLSLRGVARDMGIVASALYRYFPSRDDLLTALITEAYEALAAAAGEADARLPRADARGRWLAVAHAVRDWALANPAEYGLLYGTPVPGYAAPQDTSAPAMAVVLLLAATAVEAAQQRPGALPQFTPLPDAVRADLRSLIDQQPGDIPEDLLGRVFAGWVQLFGLVSFEVFGRTDAVIEARREYFDHQMGLMADLAGLPADAR from the coding sequence ATGTCAGCACCGTCACTTCGCGCCCGGGTCCGCTCCGAGATGACCGAGGAGATCAAGGCCGTGGCCCGCCGGCGGCTGGCGGCCGACGGGGCCAACCTGTCGCTGCGCGGGGTGGCCAGGGACATGGGAATCGTTGCGTCGGCGCTCTACCGGTACTTCCCGAGCAGGGACGACCTGCTGACCGCGCTGATCACGGAGGCGTACGAGGCGCTTGCCGCCGCCGCGGGGGAGGCCGACGCCCGGCTGCCGAGGGCGGACGCCCGCGGGCGGTGGCTGGCCGTGGCGCACGCCGTACGGGACTGGGCACTGGCAAACCCGGCCGAGTACGGCCTGCTCTACGGCACTCCGGTGCCCGGGTACGCCGCGCCGCAGGACACCAGCGCGCCGGCCATGGCCGTGGTCCTCCTGCTGGCCGCGACGGCGGTCGAGGCGGCGCAGCAGCGGCCCGGCGCCCTCCCGCAGTTCACTCCACTACCCGATGCGGTCCGGGCTGACCTGCGCAGTCTGATCGACCAGCAGCCCGGCGACATCCCCGAGGACCTGCTGGGCCGCGTGTTCGCGGGCTGGGTCCAGCTGTTCGGGCTGGTCAGTTTCGAGGTGTTCGGCCGCACCGACGCGGTCATCGAGGCCCGCCGGGAGTACTTCGACCACCAGATGGGCCTGATGGCCGACCTGGCAGGGCTGCCTGCTGACGCCCGTTAG